One segment of Methanobrevibacter sp. DNA contains the following:
- a CDS encoding Ig-like domain repeat protein translates to MLRKEILIICLIICCLFSLQAVAAASDGNSTDQVVLTTESNVSAYSLPNTDNQLQDGSDAGTFSDLQNDLSLGGDIVLTKNYTFNNTIDTGLVNGISVPDTVNRITGIGNIVIDGSQQARIFNIHSSHSVILTGITFINANADGNGGSINSEGTLIISDCNFINNTASGHGGAVYLGSGEGDTITNCNFEGNVAGGNGGAIDWYAGSSKGQIIGSTFTDNTAKRSGGAVHWSGHYGTIRDSNFTNNIATGEVTGEIGGIVGGGDGGAVLWVGSNGTIDNCIFTDNVAQNRGGAIFLHGNSTENCTNTTLSHSIFTNNNAGLNGGAVDWQEGAHDGVVTYCDFTNNTASSTGGAVYWSGHNGTILHSNFTNNKALGTVNGTGPDGSIILGGNGGAIVWKGAEGDIINTTFRLNNASRNGGAIFMQAGSNEDCSNITVDGGLFIENYAGVNGGALDWYEGAHDANLYNSVFINNTAERSGGAVYWFGNDGTIANSTFENNRALGNVNATDSYGRITPGGHGGAIMWTGANGKVLNSNFTLNNASRNGGAIYMQGSTEGDCSNITVDGSRFVENYAGINGGALDWYEGAQDSTLSNSYFVNNTAERSGGAVYWFGHNGTIANSTFENNRALGNVNATDSYGRITPGGHGGAVMWTGAEGYIYNSTFNDNKAKVNGGAIFLQGSTEGDCANILIDDCSFDANFAGVNGGAVDFYKGAYDGNITNSEFTNNIANRSGGAVFWFGTYGDIINSTFTNNSALGNVLYNNSYGVMTYGGHGGAIMWTGAEGYIYNSTFDENKAKVNGGAIFMQGSTEGLCANLTIDLSNFTNNFADGNGGAVDWYEGARFGKLLNLIFDNNTANKNGGAVYWHGLNGTMDNVTFKNNNATAKGHEGNPDATRGMGGAIYWQGNNGFMNRINASDNYAYEDAGVIFINGNNTKLYNSTFTDNIAGDDGGVIFWTGNVGILANSTFENSRGISANGNSKGGAICLVGSDINVTQSNFTNSYAKCTGGAIFITGNNVTVSDSRFINSSVDNTSEGGVIYIIGNSTKIYNSAFDNSSSNLGGSIYISGNDATIIGSNFKNSYAYEDGGVIYITGNLTEIYNSTFTNNTAGDDGGAINWVGNDGLIEGCVFSNNSGLSQDGHTSKGGAISINGDNNDIYNSNFTDSYTNNEGGTIFITGNNVDIVGSNFNNSKSESNNGGTIYIIGNSTKIYNSTFDNSSANLGGAIYISGNDATIVGSNFTNGYAYEDGGAIYITGFLTEIYNSTFINNTAADDGGAVNWEGNNGTLAGCVFVNNKGISADSHTSKGGTISIIGNYTKISDSNFTDSYTENNNGENVGGTVFITGHDVDLVGCNFNNSVARSSDGGTIYIIGHDVRVINSTIYNSSARKGGAIYVDGVNASVINSTINNTFAITGDSYETNNLGGAIYIKGNYANIIGSEFEDSRAYQGGALYLEGNYCNVSNSSVRDGYAYVDGGALYSTGSYSNIYYSSFTSNEARGDGGAMYWFGGKNSVNNTIIGCIFLENVAYANSNSNTKGGGAIYWSEGGYYGTIKDSQFINNSVQSSTKADGGAILWDKCHYALIDNCIFDGDYITTTNTGDVWIQGGAIYMRVDDPYTISNSKFINCYSEKEAGALYIQSNTNGREIFIVNTTFENNVAQAIGQNSNGGGAVQVKQCDFAVFQNVTFRNNTANQGGAVTVLETRTNIQFINCTFDNNKATNGNGGSIWANKLFYIYNTTIANSTASDNGGGLYTIADMTYNNITFINNTATYGGGLYWNKANIKIQNMKFINNTALERGGAIYITTTSTVQNVTMTGNKAFAGSAIWANKDLTLIDVYVMENQANSSSLDISFDEDTGKIVVLFKGKDKYLNAIYLNGGCILYCTNVTYWDETGEINSGETRIRVPTTTAQDTPEGGQNLTVRVYGGDGKLVEQNILTDNDGKVYLNLSDIISDTNYHEMYVESELNDDTYYTIIKATTRSASQVNASANKTTYHSNSTLNVNVTQGATGNVSVYIGDTFIANITLDNSKGSINMSTLVEGVYLPVGNHTLSFVYNGNVKYDKSNTTAILEITKITPVMLLNVTGIGYNLLVNVTVMDGEYNITDATGNVTIQVEDRTATIYLGNGQGMTIIYGLPIGNYTVNATYHGDNNYYNITNSTEANVTEKTQTVLVLDVDSEKLYYINETVPIKVTILPKGEGNITLYINGIPHELTLQTVDNSTFVEFNATELKDGINYVFATYEGTEIYAPSWAQDRFNVTKYNSTIGIETANITFKDTEIINITLPEDAEGIIKVLINDTPYLVELVGGSAQVNVSDLAVGTYNVTVIFNGDKKYYNSTNSTLFNVTKIKPAIEIDVDNVTYGNETVITVILPDGVTGNVTIKVNDTIFVYEEQEIVDGKVTLPGTILPAGNYTVEATYNGDGNYSVCTAQTNFTVYRQAPVLTVTVEDINYGESANITVTVPDGVTGTIIIKVNGTESEPLTITEGKVNLTVAGLAVGNYPVEVIYSGNDNYSDDTVTTDFEVFQIGTELDVDVHDITVWDTEYINITIKDAAGEIITNATGNVTINIDGVNHTAEIKDGIARFNTSDLTVGHKVIWVFYDGDRNLTANRTMVKFNVGQRTPTINITAQNITVGEDGNITVKVPANATGYVVIEIIGGDSYFKTVTNGQAAVYPQNLKVGNYTVRATYYGISTDNYTVNTAEANFTVKPIEDYNITVIANNITYGENATVIVTLPSDATGNVTIYIDGVNRGTVNITNGIATLTDIAGLEAGQHEVNVTYNGNERYAPKDKNGTIFHVLPTDDWTLDIDVEAHKYGEDTIITVTLPENAKENVTLEIDGVNYTVKLTDGVGELRLNNLSAGLHEVNAYYPGDENYTNKSSSDKFIIDQATPTIIINATPAKVGDNATINITVSGNATGNVTIYVDGQMFERTIVNHSVTLNVTDLASGNHNVVVFYKGDQNYTSNINSTSLRIFKDSSDLIVVADPESVVVGKNTTITVTSVNVTSGNVIIEVNGINYTVALNNGVAKLNVTLPAGDYTAKAYFLGDDKYNASTNTSNVFHVINKTVAWVNITADKIIEIDNNLTFTVTTNSNATLVVKVNGVEVTPVGGVYSFNGTVAGNYTITAEVAENDYYTAATNSSGFVVYKHASEIASVVVTPSVVVGKDSTITVTMANNETGSVMIEVNGYNYTVAIKDHVAQLNVTLPVGDYTAKVYYPGDDKYNATSAVSDVFHVVNKTVAWVNITADKVIEIDHNLTFTVTTNSNATLVVKVNGVEVVKGADGKYRFNGTVAGNYTITAEVAENDYYTAATNSTVFTVYKHASEIESVVVTPVTT, encoded by the coding sequence ATGTTAAGAAAAGAGATATTAATTATATGTTTAATAATATGTTGTCTTTTCTCACTGCAGGCCGTTGCGGCAGCAAGTGATGGAAATTCAACAGATCAAGTTGTTTTAACAACAGAAAGTAATGTCTCTGCATATTCACTTCCTAACACAGATAATCAGCTGCAGGATGGAAGTGATGCAGGAACATTTTCAGACTTGCAGAATGATTTGAGCCTTGGAGGGGACATAGTATTAACTAAAAATTATACTTTTAATAATACTATAGATACTGGTTTAGTCAACGGTATTTCTGTTCCAGATACAGTTAACCGTATAACTGGTATCGGAAACATAGTTATCGATGGTAGCCAGCAGGCTAGAATATTTAATATACACAGCAGTCACAGTGTAATACTGACAGGAATTACATTTATTAATGCCAATGCTGATGGAAACGGAGGGTCTATAAATTCTGAGGGTACATTAATAATTTCCGATTGTAATTTCATAAACAACACTGCTAGTGGCCATGGTGGTGCGGTATACCTAGGATCCGGTGAAGGAGATACAATTACCAACTGTAACTTTGAAGGCAATGTCGCTGGAGGAAATGGTGGTGCTATAGATTGGTATGCCGGTTCATCAAAAGGTCAGATTATCGGTTCCACTTTCACAGACAATACCGCTAAACGTTCAGGTGGTGCTGTACACTGGAGTGGTCACTATGGTACTATAAGAGATTCTAATTTCACTAACAATATTGCTACCGGTGAAGTGACTGGTGAAATCGGTGGTATCGTTGGTGGTGGAGACGGTGGTGCTGTACTATGGGTAGGTAGTAATGGTACTATCGACAATTGTATATTTACTGATAACGTTGCTCAAAACCGTGGTGGAGCTATATTCCTACATGGTAACTCTACAGAAAACTGTACTAATACTACATTAAGTCATTCCATATTCACTAACAATAATGCTGGTTTGAATGGTGGTGCTGTTGATTGGCAAGAAGGTGCTCATGATGGTGTTGTAACTTATTGTGATTTCACCAACAATACTGCAAGTAGTACAGGTGGTGCTGTATACTGGAGTGGTCATAATGGTACAATACTACATTCCAACTTTACCAACAATAAGGCATTAGGTACTGTTAATGGAACTGGACCAGATGGTTCTATTATCCTTGGTGGTAATGGTGGTGCTATTGTATGGAAAGGTGCTGAAGGGGATATTATAAACACTACCTTTAGATTGAATAATGCTTCACGTAATGGTGGTGCTATATTCATGCAAGCTGGTTCTAATGAAGATTGTAGTAATATTACTGTTGATGGTGGTTTGTTTATTGAGAACTATGCTGGTGTTAATGGTGGTGCACTAGATTGGTATGAAGGTGCTCATGATGCGAATCTCTATAATTCTGTATTTATTAACAATACTGCTGAGAGGTCTGGTGGTGCTGTATACTGGTTTGGTAATGATGGTACTATTGCAAATTCCACATTTGAGAATAACCGTGCTTTAGGTAATGTTAATGCTACTGACTCTTATGGTAGGATAACTCCTGGTGGTCATGGTGGTGCTATTATGTGGACTGGTGCTAATGGTAAGGTTTTAAACAGTAACTTTACTTTGAATAATGCTTCACGTAATGGTGGTGCTATATACATGCAAGGTAGTACCGAGGGTGATTGTAGTAATATTACTGTTGACGGCAGCAGATTTGTTGAAAATTATGCGGGTATCAATGGTGGTGCTCTAGATTGGTATGAAGGTGCACAAGACTCAACACTTTCAAATTCCTATTTCGTCAACAACACTGCTGAGAGGTCTGGTGGTGCTGTATACTGGTTCGGTCATAATGGTACTATTGCAAATTCCACATTTGAGAATAACCGTGCTTTAGGTAATGTTAATGCTACTGACTCTTATGGTAGGATAACCCCTGGTGGTCATGGTGGTGCTGTGATGTGGACTGGTGCTGAAGGTTACATATATAATTCCACTTTCAATGATAACAAGGCTAAGGTTAATGGTGGAGCTATATTCTTGCAGGGCAGTACTGAGGGAGACTGTGCTAATATTCTCATTGATGATTGTAGTTTTGATGCTAACTTTGCTGGTGTGAACGGTGGGGCTGTTGACTTCTATAAAGGTGCTTATGATGGAAACATTACAAATTCCGAATTTACCAATAACATCGCTAACAGGTCAGGTGGTGCTGTATTCTGGTTTGGTACTTATGGTGATATTATAAATTCCACATTCACCAACAACTCCGCTTTAGGTAATGTATTGTACAATAATTCATATGGTGTTATGACTTATGGTGGTCATGGTGGTGCTATTATGTGGACTGGTGCTGAAGGTTACATATATAATTCCACTTTTGATGAAAACAAGGCTAAAGTTAACGGTGGGGCTATATTCATGCAAGGAAGTACCGAAGGTTTATGCGCTAACCTTACAATTGATTTATCTAACTTTACAAATAACTTCGCTGACGGCAATGGTGGTGCTGTAGACTGGTATGAAGGAGCTCGTTTCGGTAAGTTGCTCAATTTAATATTTGACAATAACACTGCAAACAAAAATGGTGGTGCTGTTTACTGGCATGGTCTAAACGGTACCATGGACAATGTAACATTTAAAAACAACAATGCAACAGCCAAAGGTCATGAAGGTAATCCTGACGCTACCCGGGGTATGGGTGGTGCTATCTACTGGCAAGGAAACAACGGTTTCATGAACAGAATCAATGCCAGTGACAATTATGCATATGAAGACGCCGGTGTAATATTCATCAACGGTAACAACACTAAGTTATATAACTCCACTTTCACTGACAACATTGCAGGCGATGACGGTGGGGTAATATTCTGGACAGGTAATGTCGGTATTCTCGCCAATTCCACTTTTGAAAACAGCAGAGGTATAAGTGCCAACGGTAATTCCAAAGGTGGTGCAATCTGTCTTGTCGGTTCAGACATTAATGTAACCCAATCTAACTTCACTAACAGTTATGCTAAATGTACTGGAGGCGCTATATTCATTACCGGAAATAATGTAACTGTTTCCGATTCACGATTCATTAATTCCAGTGTGGACAATACATCAGAGGGTGGAGTAATTTATATTATTGGTAACAGTACTAAGATTTATAATTCCGCTTTTGATAATTCTTCATCTAATTTGGGAGGTTCTATTTACATAAGTGGAAATGATGCTACTATAATTGGCTCCAATTTCAAAAACAGCTATGCATATGAGGACGGTGGTGTAATCTATATTACTGGTAACTTAACTGAAATTTACAATTCCACTTTCACTAACAACACAGCGGGTGATGATGGTGGAGCTATAAATTGGGTTGGTAATGATGGTCTCATTGAAGGATGTGTCTTTTCAAACAATAGCGGTTTAAGCCAAGATGGTCACACTTCCAAAGGAGGTGCAATATCCATCAACGGTGACAATAACGATATATACAATTCTAATTTTACTGACAGTTACACCAACAATGAAGGAGGTACAATATTCATCACAGGAAATAATGTGGATATTGTAGGATCCAACTTCAACAACTCCAAATCAGAATCCAATAACGGAGGAACTATTTATATTATTGGTAACAGTACTAAGATTTATAATTCCACTTTTGATAATTCCTCCGCTAATTTAGGCGGAGCTATTTACATAAGTGGAAACGATGCCACTATCGTTGGTTCTAATTTCACCAACGGATATGCATATGAAGATGGTGGCGCAATATATATCACAGGTTTCTTAACTGAAATTTATAATTCCACATTCATTAACAACACTGCAGCCGATGATGGTGGAGCAGTAAACTGGGAAGGTAATAACGGTACTCTTGCCGGATGTGTCTTTGTAAATAATAAGGGCATTAGTGCTGATTCCCATACTTCCAAAGGAGGTACAATCTCCATAATCGGAAACTATACAAAAATATCTGATTCCAATTTCACTGATAGTTACACAGAAAATAATAACGGTGAAAATGTTGGAGGTACAGTATTCATCACAGGACATGATGTGGACCTTGTTGGATGTAACTTTAATAATTCAGTAGCTAGAAGCTCTGATGGTGGAACAATTTATATTATTGGTCATGATGTTAGAGTTATAAATTCGACTATCTATAATTCTTCTGCAAGAAAAGGTGGAGCAATTTACGTTGATGGTGTAAATGCCTCTGTTATAAACTCCACTATAAATAATACTTTTGCAATAACTGGAGATAGCTATGAAACTAATAATTTAGGTGGTGCCATATACATTAAAGGAAATTATGCTAATATTATCGGTTCAGAATTTGAAGACTCCCGTGCTTATCAGGGTGGAGCACTTTACCTGGAAGGTAATTATTGTAATGTATCTAACTCTTCTGTAAGAGATGGTTACGCCTATGTTGATGGTGGTGCGCTGTATTCCACAGGTTCATATTCAAATATATACTACTCCAGTTTCACAAGCAATGAAGCTAGAGGTGACGGAGGAGCTATGTACTGGTTTGGTGGAAAAAATTCAGTAAACAACACCATAATCGGTTGTATATTCTTAGAAAATGTTGCTTATGCAAACTCCAATTCAAACACCAAAGGTGGAGGTGCTATCTATTGGTCTGAAGGAGGATATTACGGCACTATTAAAGATTCTCAATTTATCAATAACTCCGTTCAATCATCAACTAAAGCAGATGGTGGGGCTATTCTATGGGATAAATGTCATTATGCATTAATTGATAATTGTATTTTTGATGGAGACTATATTACCACAACTAATACTGGTGATGTTTGGATTCAAGGTGGAGCAATCTATATGAGAGTCGATGATCCATACACTATCAGTAATTCCAAATTCATAAATTGTTATTCTGAAAAAGAAGCCGGCGCATTATATATTCAGTCTAATACTAATGGACGCGAAATTTTTATTGTAAATACCACATTTGAGAATAATGTCGCTCAAGCTATCGGTCAGAATTCCAACGGTGGTGGAGCGGTTCAAGTTAAACAATGCGACTTTGCAGTATTCCAAAACGTAACTTTCAGGAATAACACTGCAAATCAAGGTGGTGCAGTCACTGTTTTAGAGACTAGAACAAATATACAATTCATTAATTGTACTTTTGATAACAATAAGGCTACCAACGGTAACGGTGGAAGTATCTGGGCTAATAAGCTATTCTACATATACAACACAACAATTGCCAACAGCACTGCATCTGACAATGGTGGTGGATTATACACTATCGCTGATATGACTTATAATAATATAACATTCATTAATAACACTGCTACATATGGTGGAGGGTTGTATTGGAATAAGGCAAACATTAAGATTCAGAACATGAAATTTATAAATAACACCGCACTTGAAAGAGGCGGAGCTATTTATATTACAACTACCTCTACAGTCCAAAATGTCACAATGACTGGTAATAAGGCATTTGCCGGTTCAGCAATTTGGGCTAATAAGGACCTTACCTTAATTGATGTTTATGTGATGGAAAATCAAGCTAATTCAAGTTCACTCGACATTAGTTTTGATGAGGATACTGGAAAAATCGTAGTGCTATTCAAAGGTAAAGACAAATACTTAAATGCAATCTATCTCAATGGAGGATGTATATTATATTGTACCAATGTAACCTATTGGGATGAAACTGGTGAAATTAACTCTGGTGAAACTAGAATCAGAGTACCAACCACAACTGCTCAAGATACTCCGGAAGGCGGTCAAAACCTAACTGTTAGAGTATATGGCGGTGATGGAAAGTTAGTTGAGCAAAATATTTTAACAGACAATGACGGTAAAGTTTACTTAAATCTGTCTGACATTATCAGTGATACTAATTATCACGAAATGTATGTTGAATCAGAACTCAATGATGATACATATTATACTATAATAAAAGCCACTACAAGATCTGCTTCACAGGTCAATGCATCTGCAAACAAAACTACATACCACTCAAATTCAACCCTAAATGTAAATGTGACTCAGGGAGCTACCGGTAACGTATCTGTATATATTGGAGATACATTCATTGCAAATATTACTTTAGATAATTCCAAAGGTTCCATTAATATGTCCACATTGGTTGAAGGAGTTTACTTGCCTGTGGGCAATCACACTTTATCCTTTGTTTATAACGGTAATGTGAAATATGATAAATCAAATACAACCGCAATATTGGAAATAACCAAAATAACTCCAGTAATGCTACTTAACGTAACCGGTATAGGATACAACTTGCTGGTAAATGTGACTGTAATGGATGGTGAGTATAACATTACAGATGCAACCGGAAATGTGACAATTCAAGTTGAAGACAGAACAGCAACAATATATCTCGGTAACGGTCAAGGAATGACCATTATTTACGGTTTACCAATTGGAAACTACACTGTCAATGCAACATATCATGGAGATAACAATTATTATAATATTACAAATTCAACTGAGGCAAATGTAACTGAAAAAACACAAACTGTTTTAGTGCTTGACGTTGACTCTGAAAAATTATACTACATTAACGAAACAGTTCCAATTAAGGTAACCATATTGCCTAAAGGTGAAGGGAATATAACTCTTTACATTAATGGTATACCTCATGAGTTAACCCTGCAGACTGTAGACAATTCAACTTTCGTCGAATTTAATGCAACTGAGTTAAAAGATGGCATAAATTATGTGTTTGCTACATATGAAGGTACTGAAATATATGCACCTTCATGGGCACAAGACAGATTCAATGTAACTAAATACAACTCAACCATTGGAATAGAAACAGCTAATATCACATTCAAAGACACTGAAATCATCAACATCACTCTTCCGGAGGATGCTGAAGGAATTATAAAAGTATTGATTAATGACACTCCATACCTTGTAGAACTGGTTGGAGGATCTGCACAAGTAAATGTCTCTGATTTAGCTGTTGGAACTTACAACGTAACTGTAATATTCAATGGAGATAAGAAATATTACAATTCAACAAATTCAACATTATTCAATGTAACTAAAATCAAGCCAGCTATTGAAATTGACGTTGACAATGTAACTTATGGAAATGAAACTGTAATTACTGTAATTTTACCTGACGGCGTTACTGGAAATGTAACAATTAAAGTAAATGACACAATCTTTGTATATGAAGAGCAGGAAATTGTTGATGGCAAAGTAACTCTTCCGGGCACAATATTGCCTGCTGGCAACTACACTGTTGAAGCAACATATAATGGTGATGGAAACTACTCAGTATGCACCGCTCAAACTAACTTCACAGTATATAGGCAAGCACCTGTACTTACCGTCACAGTTGAAGATATCAACTATGGTGAAAGCGCTAACATTACAGTAACTGTTCCTGATGGGGTAACAGGAACTATAATTATAAAAGTTAATGGAACTGAAAGCGAGCCATTAACAATAACTGAAGGCAAAGTCAACTTAACTGTTGCAGGATTAGCTGTCGGAAATTATCCTGTTGAAGTTATCTACTCAGGCAACGATAACTATTCTGATGATACAGTCACTACTGACTTTGAGGTATTCCAAATCGGCACTGAATTGGATGTTGATGTACATGACATCACCGTTTGGGATACAGAATACATAAATATTACAATTAAAGACGCTGCTGGTGAAATTATTACAAACGCAACCGGCAACGTGACAATCAATATTGACGGTGTAAACCACACTGCAGAAATTAAAGATGGAATTGCAAGATTCAACACTTCTGATTTAACAGTCGGACACAAAGTCATTTGGGTATTCTATGATGGAGACAGAAACCTGACCGCAAACAGGACAATGGTTAAATTCAACGTAGGTCAAAGAACTCCAACAATAAACATAACTGCTCAAAACATAACTGTTGGCGAAGACGGTAACATTACTGTTAAAGTGCCAGCTAATGCAACCGGTTATGTGGTAATTGAAATCATTGGCGGAGACAGCTACTTCAAAACTGTAACAAATGGTCAAGCTGCAGTATATCCTCAAAACCTAAAAGTAGGAAACTACACTGTAAGAGCAACCTACTATGGTATATCCACTGACAACTACACTGTAAACACTGCTGAAGCAAACTTCACAGTCAAACCGATTGAAGATTACAATATCACAGTAATTGCAAACAACATTACTTACGGTGAAAACGCAACTGTAATTGTCACACTGCCAAGCGATGCAACCGGAAACGTAACAATCTACATTGACGGTGTCAACAGAGGAACAGTTAATATTACAAACGGAATTGCAACATTAACTGATATTGCAGGATTAGAGGCTGGCCAACATGAAGTTAACGTAACTTACAACGGTAATGAAAGATACGCTCCAAAAGACAAGAACGGAACAATATTCCATGTCCTGCCAACCGATGACTGGACACTTGACATTGATGTTGAAGCACACAAATATGGTGAAGATACAATAATCACTGTAACATTACCTGAAAATGCAAAAGAAAATGTAACCTTAGAAATCGATGGAGTAAACTACACTGTTAAACTAACCGATGGTGTAGGAGAATTAAGATTAAACAACCTTTCCGCTGGATTGCATGAAGTAAATGCATACTACCCTGGTGATGAAAACTACACCAACAAGTCATCCAGCGACAAGTTCATAATCGATCAGGCAACTCCAACTATTATTATAAATGCAACCCCTGCAAAAGTTGGCGATAACGCTACAATAAACATTACAGTATCTGGAAACGCAACCGGAAACGTAACAATATATGTTGACGGACAAATGTTTGAAAGAACAATCGTTAACCACAGTGTAACATTGAATGTAACCGATTTAGCTAGTGGAAACCATAATGTTGTTGTGTTCTACAAAGGTGATCAAAACTACACTTCAAACATCAACTCAACTTCATTACGTATCTTCAAAGACAGTTCTGACTTAATAGTGGTTGCAGATCCAGAAAGTGTTGTAGTGGGCAAAAACACAACAATCACAGTAACATCAGTCAATGTTACTTCTGGAAACGTGATTATTGAAGTGAACGGAATCAACTACACTGTTGCTTTAAACAATGGTGTTGCTAAATTGAACGTTACTCTGCCTGCTGGTGATTACACCGCTAAGGCTTACTTCCTTGGTGATGACAAATACAATGCATCAACCAACACAAGCAATGTTTTCCATGTAATTAATAAGACTGTTGCTTGGGTAAATATTACTGCTGATAAGATTATTGAAATTGACAACAATTTGACATTTACTGTTACTACTAATAGTAATGCTACTTTGGTTGTTAAGGTGAATGGTGTTGAAGTCACTCCTGTTGGTGGAGTATACAGCTTCAACGGAACTGTTGCTGGTAATTACACTATTACTGCTGAGGTTGCTGAAAATGATTATTACACTGCTGCAACTAATTCTAGTGGATTTGTTGTTTACAAACATGCTAGTGAAATTGCAAGTGTTGTTGTAACTCCTAGTGTTGTTGTTGGTAAAGACAGCACAATCACTGTGACTATGGCTAACAACGAAACTGGCAGTGTCATGATTGAAGTCAATGGATATAATTACACTGTTGCGATTAAAGATCATGTCGCTCAATTGAATGTAACCTTGCCTGTTGGTGACTACACCGCTAAAGTTTACTATCCTGGTGATGACAAGTATAATGCTACTAGTGCTGTAAGTGATGTCTTCCATGTGGTTAACAAGACTGTTGCTTGGGTTAATATCACTGCTGATAAGGTTATTGAAATTGATCATAACTTGACATTTACTGTTACTACTAATAGTAATGCTACTTTGGTTGTTAAAGTGAATGGTGTTGAAGTTGTTAAAGGTGCTGATGGAAAATACAGATTTAATGGTACTGTTGCTGGTAATTACACTATTACTGCTGAGGTTGCTGAAAATGATTATTATACTGCTGCAACTAATTCCACAGTATTTACTGTTTACAAGCATGCTAGTGAGATTGAAAGTGTTGTTGTAACTCCTGTGACTACT
- a CDS encoding 30S ribosomal protein S3ae has translation MAKAKARRRVRDTWKEKSWYTIKTPVNFEDKEIGETPAKDADLLIGRGVEVTMRELTGDFSKQYIKLRFEIDNVAGTVANTKFTGHKTTTDYVRSMIRRGTSRIDASAIVKTKDDRKLKLQVLAVTTRRAKSSQQRYMRKTIEELLINAAAERSFDDLVTVCVNGKLASEIYHNAKKIYPLKRVEIIKSKVIK, from the coding sequence ATGGCAAAAGCAAAAGCAAGACGTAGAGTACGTGATACATGGAAAGAAAAATCCTGGTATACTATCAAAACACCAGTGAACTTTGAAGACAAAGAAATTGGGGAAACCCCAGCAAAAGATGCAGATCTTCTCATCGGTAGAGGAGTAGAAGTAACCATGAGGGAATTAACCGGTGACTTCTCAAAACAATACATCAAACTCAGGTTTGAAATTGACAACGTTGCAGGAACCGTTGCAAACACCAAATTCACAGGTCACAAGACCACTACCGATTATGTAAGAAGCATGATTAGAAGAGGAACTTCCAGAATCGATGCTTCCGCAATAGTAAAAACCAAAGATGACCGCAAATTAAAATTACAAGTTTTAGCTGTAACCACCAGAAGAGCAAAATCTTCCCAACAAAGATACATGAGAAAAACCATTGAAGAATTGCTCATCAATGCAGCAGCTGAAAGATCATTCGATGATTTAGTAACCGTTTGCGTAAACGGTAAATTAGCATCTGAAATTTACCACAACGCTAAAAAGATTTACCCTCTCAAAAGAGTGGAAATCATCAAAAGTAAAGTAATCAAATAG
- a CDS encoding NifB/NifX family molybdenum-iron cluster-binding protein has protein sequence MRLAVVSSDGKNVDLHLGKGRNVFVYDYDGELTFVEERKVEIAEDAKHQGGKVIKTCGDCDVLIAVQYGFKSKIKAEDANIKLVMDEGPVDEVLKRYVDHVEFMSKNIM, from the coding sequence ATGCGTTTGGCTGTAGTGTCTTCCGATGGAAAAAATGTGGACTTGCATCTTGGAAAGGGAAGGAATGTTTTTGTCTATGATTATGACGGTGAATTGACATTTGTAGAGGAAAGGAAAGTTGAAATTGCAGAAGATGCAAAACATCAGGGTGGAAAAGTAATTAAAACCTGCGGTGATTGTGATGTATTGATTGCAGTTCAATACGGATTCAAATCAAAAATCAAGGCCGAAGATGCAAACATCAAACTTGTAATGGATGAGGGACCTGTCGATGAGGTTCTCAAAAGATACGTTGATCATGTGGAATTCATGAGCAAAAATATAATGTAG